A genomic window from Silene latifolia isolate original U9 population chromosome Y, ASM4854445v1, whole genome shotgun sequence includes:
- the LOC141630137 gene encoding uncharacterized protein LOC141630137: MNNLKRRLDEIGANWADDLPFVMWYDRTTPKVATGQTPFSLVYEAKAVIPSEVKVSTHRYANATEEGNQVEMASSLDTIDEPWTSAQIRMAAYKQTAARSYNKNVRLRTLQVRDLVLKKVFPNTKN; encoded by the coding sequence ATGAACAACCTGAAAAGAAGGCTGGATGAAATAGGAGCCAACTGGGCAGATGACCTCCCCTTCGTGATGTGGTATGATAGAACAACCCCCAAAgtggcaacaggtcaaacaccattCAGTCTGGTGTATGAGGCCAAGGCAGTTATTCCCTCTGAGGTGAAAGTGTCGACACATCGATATGCCAATGCCACCGAAGAGGGGAACCAGGTAGAAATGGCTAGCAGCCTGGATACCATTGATGAGCCATGGACCAGCGCCCAAATCAGGATGGCAGCCTACAAGCAGACAGctgccaggagttacaacaaaaatgtaagGCTGAGAACGCTGCAGGTACGGGACCTGGTACTCAAGAAGGTATTCCCAAACACCAAGAACTAG